ttaaaaagaaaaaaaggaattttttttggtttaaatagtGTACTAATAAACGAACAGGGCCACAGGCCCACAGGGCCGTAAGGCGTGAATGTTCCGACTCTGTCTGGTTGAGTGAGCCATGATAACGAATCAAGGTTTCAACTCGgttaagatttaagaagatttcagAAATCATAATCCCTCAATTCAATTCCTTCATCTTTTAAGTGATAAGTTCTTCTGGTTCGTCTTCTGTAATTTTTCCACAAATGAGTAGCGGATTAGGGTTGAGAACTTGGGGGTTAAGATTTATATCAACAACTGAGAGATTTTCTCCACTTCCACTCAGAGATTTTAGATTTTCTGTAAGCTACAAATACAATAAGCTACTCACCACTTGCTGTTCCAACAGTTCCGACTCAAAGACcacgaacaagaagaagaagcagaaagTAATTGTAATATCTGGTCCTACTGGTGCAGGAAAAAGTAAACTTGCTCTAGAACTTGCTAAAAGAATCAATGGTGAAATTATCAGTGCTGATTCTGTTCAAGTTTGTTCTCATCTCTCTACCACTCTCTCCATTTTTTATAATCTTGGGTTTTGCAGGCTTTGCTTTTACTTATGTTTGACAAATTTTTGTAAATTCTGATTTTCTTAATAAAATTCTAGGTTTCCTGTGTATTGTAGGTGTATCAAGGACTTGATATTGGTTCTGCCAAGCCTTCTCTTAGTGATAGAAAGGTAATCATTTCTTATTTCTCTAAAGATTTTCGATAGTAAGTGAATTTACCATTTCTTGAAACCTTTTGAAAAGGTGATGATAATTATTCATTCTAGTTTATGATCCTAAGCAAGGGCATTTTGTTCACATAATTAACATAATATTTATTGTGCAGACAATGTATATGCtcttatgtttattttgtttCCTCTCAGGATGTGCCACACCATTTGCTTGACCTAAGGCCCCCTTTTGAAGGTACTGCTTATCAATCTGATCCAATTGTATTATTGTTGACATAATCCTCTCATTTGTTTGTACTTGTTGATGTTTGACATCTCTGTGGTATTCTAGTTCTGATGTTGGGATTATGTTGGAACTTAGTTCTTATAAAAAAAACCTGGAATTGAATAGCATGTGTTTTTTCTAGAGTATTCTGTCGGGCAATTCTTCGAGGATGCAAGACAAGTTACTGAGGAGATTATCGATAATGGCCGTGTACCAATAGTTGCTGGTGGGACTGGATTGTACTTAAGATGGTATGCATTGATTGTACGGTACTTCATCTTGATTCAAGTTTTACTAATTTGTTTACATGCTACAAACTCTACATATAGTAACTTTTTAATTTATCCTGTAGCAAATGGAACATTTGAGTTATCAGTTTCTCTTGTCTGTGTGGTTTGGTCCAAGTCATACTTGTTTTTATCACATTATCTTGTTCCATGCAAAAATATTTGTTTTATGTATGCGAAAGTTTGAACCTTTTACAGTTTAATTGAAGTTATGTAGCCCCGTAAGTTGGCTCTCTAATAACTTTGCTGTGTCATCTTGAAAATTCTTTAGGAAAAAGGATTTCCAACCCAATTGACATAGTTCAGGATGGAATACTACTTCTGCAGTGCGTTGGTCGAGCTTTGCTTTCATGTTGTTCTACGTAGAATATTTTCAAAATCTAAAGAACCATATTCTGTAAGAGATAAGATATGAAAGGAAAAACCAAGCAGTGCGTTGATTGAGTTTTGCTTTCATGTTGTTCTAGGTAgaatattttcaaaatttaaagAACCACATTCCATAAGAGATAAGATAtgaaaggaaaaactaaagacaTCCTCCTCTGATCAAATCATCGCCAAATTGTTATCTGATAGAGCTTTCAGAGTGTCGATGGACATACACCTGTAAAAAAGGACTTTAAATTGTGGATCATGCATTTCTGAACACACTAATTTGGAGTTCATGTCCTCCTAAAGGCTATAAAGATGAGTTCTTCTGATCCTTATAGTACCCACTCCAAACTGAATACTTCTACTAGGATACACTAGATGGTCCCCCTGCTCAAGCCTTTTCCACTTGTTGCTCCCTCAACACAAGCCACGCCAGTTTAAGTTTTTATACTTTTTCCACATCTACTGCCATGTACCATGCTTGTATTAAGTAAAGGAATCTCATGTATCTGATACTGTAATGGTCCCATCTGAGTAACATTCTCATGAAGCCTTTGCTAATTTCAGTAATTTATCTCGTGGCAATAATTTCGTAAACTGTATTTTGAATGGAGATCTGAGAAAGCTTAGCTTTCTaacttttttgttattttctaaCAAACAAAACCATTTTGGTACATCTTTCTTTAATCTGTGAGTATGTGcagtatttatgttttctttttctgcGTGATAGggtttcagtgttggttgtttttCTAGAAACCAGTAAACTTGCATCTGCGTGACATTTAGGTGTGGATCTTTGAAGACCTAAAATGCTCATGTATGCTGAGTTGATCATCTGAAACCCAATGGTGTTAATTTCGATTCTAAGACATTCTTGGGGCCTTACCTGAGGCTGAAGTGAACTGATTCATACTTGTGACCTCCAGTCTTTGCTAAGATTTTTATAACTAAGAATAGGTAGACTTTTTGTCATTTTAGTTCCAAATGCATAAATATTCTAATTTGAGTATGTGGAAATTAGTGATAGCTTTCCTCTAGTGTTCAAACCTATCTGATACTAATAGCAATATCAACTGATAACTTCTAAGATGAAAGTTTAATAGGAAGTAACAAACCAACAACAGCCTTTGCCTGGTCTTtggttttcttgaatcaaatacatAGTGctggttgttttttttctttttcttttttttctcagtggtatttcttattttttctttttttctcagtGGACAATTTCAGACCATGATTTAGTTTCAGAAACAGAAAGTTGGATAAGATCTAATTGTGGCTTTATAATGATGAATATTACTGAAAAGGTACATATATGGGAAGCCAGATGTTCCAAAAGCATCTCCAGAGATTGCTTCGCAAGTGCAATTGGAGCTTAGTGAATTCCAGAAGAATGAGGATTGGGAAGCAGCTGTACAGTTGGTGGTAAAAGCTGGTGACTCGAAGGCTGAAGAATTGGCACTCAACGACTGGTATCGCTTAAGACGTAGCCTTGAGATAATTAGGGTTAGTTTCATTGTTCTCATGCTAAAGTTGTGAATTTATGTTTGCTAATTATGCAAGGCTCTGGATCAGTCAATATTATTTGTTGACAAAAGAATGGGTGTACAATGTAGACCCACTTGCATACAATGTAGACGATGTGTGGTGCGAATGAAACATCTACGCACTTTGTGCCAGTTAGTTGCACTTTGATATTATTTGGGCATTTTCACCATTCTGTGTCAGCTGCCAGAAGCGGACCAACTTACAGATTTATTTTCACATGTCAGGCAAGTGGGTCACCTCCATCTGCTTTCCGAGTACCCTATGAATCTTATAAGCAACAGTATCAATCAAAGTTATCAGATGACTCCCTCGATGACACTGT
The nucleotide sequence above comes from Papaver somniferum cultivar HN1 chromosome 8, ASM357369v1, whole genome shotgun sequence. Encoded proteins:
- the LOC113302259 gene encoding tRNA dimethylallyltransferase 9-like isoform X1, translated to MSSGLGLRTWGLRFISTTERFSPLPLRDFRFSVSYKYNKLLTTCCSNSSDSKTTNKKKKQKVIVISGPTGAGKSKLALELAKRINGEIISADSVQVYQGLDIGSAKPSLSDRKDVPHHLLDLRPPFEEYSVGQFFEDARQVTEEIIDNGRVPIVAGGTGLYLRWYALIVRYIYGKPDVPKASPEIASQVQLELSEFQKNEDWEAAVQLVVKAGDSKAEELALNDWYRLRRSLEIIRASGSPPSAFRVPYESYKQQYQSKLSDDSLDDTVSGDVLGEKLSQDLDYDFMCFFLSSQRLDLYRMIDCRCEDMLSGSDGILAEASRLLDMGLLPNSHSASRAIGYRQAMEYLLRCREQGGRSSPQDFYYFLTEFQKASRNFAKRQMTWYRNELIYHWLDASKPLEKVLDFISAAYHDQTGNIVVPESLRMKKELSNRKQISMLNSYRSKNRYFVSREDCSDVLDWIRRTQGEISEVLCESS
- the LOC113302259 gene encoding tRNA dimethylallyltransferase 9-like isoform X2, yielding MSSGLGLRTWGLRFISTTERFSPLPLRDFRFSVSYKYNKLLTTCCSNSSDSKTTNKKKKQKVIVISGPTGAGKSKLALELAKRINGEIISADSVQVYQGLDIGSAKPSLSDRKDVPHHLLDLRPPFEEYSVGQFFEDARQVTEEIIDNGRVPIVAGGTGLYLRWYIYGKPDVPKASPEIASQVQLELSEFQKNEDWEAAVQLVVKAGDSKAEELALNDWYRLRRSLEIIRASGSPPSAFRVPYESYKQQYQSKLSDDSLDDTVSGDVLGEKLSQDLDYDFMCFFLSSQRLDLYRMIDCRCEDMLSGSDGILAEASRLLDMGLLPNSHSASRAIGYRQAMEYLLRCREQGGRSSPQDFYYFLTEFQKASRNFAKRQMTWYRNELIYHWLDASKPLEKVLDFISAAYHDQTGNIVVPESLRMKKELSNRKQISMLNSYRSKNRYFVSREDCSDVLDWIRRTQGEISEVLCESS